The Cupriavidus nantongensis genome has a segment encoding these proteins:
- a CDS encoding DUF6587 family protein: MSLYHAIETLLVPLIVLACAVSVVARYAPRTRERVKAALAARLGGPAAAGWRGRLARWLAPQAAAGCASGCDDGGCNTCDANTSNSTSQDKPAEQVVRFVRKR; encoded by the coding sequence ATGAGCCTCTACCACGCCATCGAAACCCTGCTGGTCCCGCTGATCGTGCTGGCGTGCGCGGTATCGGTGGTGGCCCGCTACGCGCCGCGCACGCGCGAGCGCGTCAAGGCGGCGCTGGCGGCGCGCCTGGGCGGCCCTGCCGCCGCCGGCTGGCGCGGCCGCCTGGCCCGCTGGCTGGCCCCGCAGGCCGCCGCCGGCTGTGCCAGCGGCTGCGACGACGGCGGCTGCAATACCTGCGACGCCAATACCAGCAACTCCACCAGCCAGGACAAGCCTGCCGAGCAGGTGGTGCGCTTCGTGCGCAAGCGCTGA
- the feoB gene encoding ferrous iron transport protein B, whose product MSAAASPSALRIALVGNPNCGKTALFNRLTGSRQKVANYAGVTVERKEGYFVSPAGRQVRILDLPGAYSLHAASLDEAITRDVCLGQRAGEARPDLLVSVVDATNLRLHLRFVLELRQLGLPMVVVLNMSDAAARRGIQIDRDKLSAALGVPVVSTVAVRRDGAAALVSLLDATLPPAPPAGTASGPDFDVHAEVNRLLSAAVSMPARTAALDDRIDRIVLHPVFGLLLLAVLLFLMFQAVFSWAEPLMDGIEGGVHWAGEMLGAWLPDGMLKSLLVDGLVAGLGSVVVFLPQILILFLFILTLEESGYLPRAAFLLDRLMMGAGLSGRSFIPLLSSFACAIPGIMATRTIQDPRDRLTTILVAPLMTCSARLPVYALLIGAFIPERTVMGLLNLQGLVLFALYVAGIVSALVVAYALKFLRRDRTDHPLLMELPSYRIPNPRDIAIGLWERARIFLSRVGKVILALTVLLWFLSTFPSAPEGATAPAIDYSFAGMIGHALQKVFAPVGFNWQICIALVPGLAAREVAVGALATVYALSGSEETVATQLAPMIAAQWSLATALSLLAWYVFAPQCISTLAVIRRETDSWKVMALSAAYLTGLAYLAAFVTYRVALLFS is encoded by the coding sequence ATGTCTGCAGCTGCTTCCCCTTCTGCCCTGCGCATTGCGCTGGTCGGCAATCCCAATTGCGGCAAGACCGCACTGTTCAACCGCCTGACCGGCAGCCGCCAGAAGGTGGCCAACTACGCCGGCGTCACCGTCGAGCGCAAGGAAGGCTACTTCGTGTCGCCGGCCGGGCGCCAGGTGCGCATCCTTGACCTGCCCGGCGCCTACAGCCTGCATGCGGCCAGCCTGGATGAAGCCATCACGCGCGATGTCTGCCTGGGCCAGCGCGCCGGTGAGGCGCGCCCGGACCTGCTGGTGTCGGTGGTCGATGCCACCAACCTGCGCCTGCACCTGCGCTTCGTGCTGGAACTGCGCCAGCTGGGGCTGCCGATGGTGGTGGTGCTCAATATGAGCGACGCGGCTGCGCGCCGCGGCATCCAGATCGACCGCGACAAGCTGTCGGCCGCGCTCGGCGTGCCGGTGGTCAGCACCGTGGCGGTCCGGCGCGACGGCGCCGCGGCGCTGGTCAGCCTGCTCGATGCCACGCTGCCGCCGGCCCCGCCCGCTGGCACTGCATCGGGCCCGGACTTCGACGTGCATGCCGAAGTCAACCGCCTGCTGTCGGCCGCGGTGAGCATGCCGGCGCGCACCGCCGCGCTGGACGACCGCATCGACCGCATCGTGCTGCACCCGGTGTTCGGCCTGCTGCTGCTGGCGGTGCTGCTGTTCCTGATGTTCCAGGCGGTGTTCTCGTGGGCCGAGCCGCTGATGGACGGCATCGAGGGCGGCGTGCACTGGGCCGGCGAGATGCTGGGCGCCTGGCTGCCCGACGGCATGCTCAAGAGCCTGCTGGTCGATGGCCTGGTCGCCGGGCTGGGCAGCGTGGTGGTGTTCCTGCCGCAGATCCTGATCCTGTTTCTGTTCATCCTGACGCTGGAAGAATCCGGCTACCTGCCGCGCGCGGCGTTCCTGCTCGATCGCCTGATGATGGGCGCGGGGCTGTCGGGGCGCTCGTTCATCCCGCTGCTGTCGAGCTTTGCCTGCGCCATCCCCGGCATCATGGCCACGCGCACCATCCAGGACCCGCGCGACCGGCTCACCACCATCCTGGTGGCGCCGCTGATGACCTGTTCGGCGCGGCTGCCGGTCTATGCGCTGCTGATCGGCGCGTTCATCCCCGAGCGCACCGTGATGGGCCTGCTCAACCTGCAGGGGCTGGTGCTGTTCGCGCTGTACGTGGCGGGCATCGTCAGCGCGCTGGTGGTGGCCTATGCGCTCAAGTTCCTGCGCCGCGACCGCACCGACCATCCGCTGCTGATGGAGCTGCCGTCGTACCGTATCCCCAATCCGCGCGACATCGCCATCGGCCTGTGGGAGCGTGCCCGCATCTTCCTGTCGCGCGTGGGCAAGGTGATCCTGGCGCTGACGGTGCTGCTGTGGTTCCTGTCGACCTTCCCGTCCGCGCCTGAGGGCGCGACTGCGCCGGCGATCGACTACAGCTTTGCCGGCATGATCGGCCATGCGCTGCAGAAGGTGTTCGCGCCGGTGGGCTTCAACTGGCAGATCTGCATTGCGCTGGTGCCGGGCCTGGCCGCGCGCGAAGTCGCGGTGGGCGCGCTGGCCACCGTGTACGCGCTGTCGGGCAGCGAAGAGACCGTGGCCACGCAGCTGGCGCCCATGATCGCCGCGCAATGGTCGCTGGCCACCGCGCTGTCGCTGCTGGCGTGGTACGTGTTCGCGCCGCAGTGCATCTCCACGCTGGCGGTGATCCGGCGCGAGACCGACTCGTGGAAGGTGATGGCGCTGTCGGCCGCCTACCTGACCGGGCTGGCCTACCTGGCCGCGTTCGTGACCTACCGCGTCGCGCTGCTGTTCAGCTGA
- a CDS encoding FeoA family protein translates to MRLSELPRRTPAVVQSVDDATPGDPVARRLRELGFVAGEPVQVIAYGPFGMDPLVAQVGFTRFALRRSEAARISVEIASASVTRIAPATQGDETAPPSAKRTA, encoded by the coding sequence ATGCGGTTGTCTGAACTTCCACGGCGCACGCCCGCCGTAGTGCAATCGGTGGACGACGCCACCCCAGGGGATCCGGTTGCGCGCCGCCTGCGCGAACTCGGCTTCGTTGCCGGCGAGCCCGTGCAGGTCATTGCCTACGGGCCGTTCGGCATGGATCCGCTGGTGGCGCAGGTAGGCTTCACGCGCTTTGCGCTGCGCCGCTCGGAGGCGGCGCGCATCAGCGTGGAAATCGCCAGCGCCTCGGTCACCCGCATCGCCCCCGCCACGCAGGGCGACGAGACTGCCCCACCGTCCGCCAAGCGGACCGCCTGA
- a CDS encoding LysR substrate-binding domain-containing protein produces the protein MEFRHLRYFLVLAEELHYGRAARRLAISQPPLSLNIQQLEASVGARLFDRDSRGVRLTAAGRAFRESATALLAQAEAARVLAREIEAGAIGRLRVGFVGSMLYRGLPQTLREFEAGYPGIHVALTELNSQEQIDALLHDELDAAFIHTGRVPDTLQATLVHSEPFVCCLPADHALAALTELPLTSLRGEPFVLFSRKASPDYYSRIFDMCAAQGFFPQIRHEVRHWLSVVSLVSQGMGVAVVPAALARSGMAGAAFRPLADAAVRSEVYCAWKTAPDHPARDHFVTMVAAKAAQPKTQP, from the coding sequence ATGGAATTCCGCCACCTGCGTTACTTCCTCGTGCTGGCCGAGGAACTGCACTACGGCCGCGCCGCGCGCCGGCTCGCCATCTCTCAGCCGCCGCTGTCGCTCAATATCCAGCAGCTCGAGGCCTCGGTCGGGGCGCGGCTGTTCGACCGCGACAGCCGCGGCGTGCGGCTGACCGCCGCCGGCCGGGCCTTCCGCGAATCGGCCACGGCGCTGCTGGCGCAGGCCGAGGCCGCGCGGGTGCTGGCGCGCGAGATCGAAGCCGGCGCCATCGGCCGCCTGCGCGTGGGCTTTGTCGGCTCGATGCTGTACCGCGGGCTGCCGCAGACGCTGCGCGAGTTCGAGGCGGGCTATCCCGGCATCCATGTGGCGCTGACCGAACTGAATTCGCAGGAACAGATCGACGCGCTGCTGCATGACGAGCTCGACGCCGCCTTCATCCACACCGGACGGGTGCCTGACACGCTGCAGGCCACGCTGGTGCATTCCGAGCCCTTCGTCTGCTGCCTGCCCGCGGACCATGCCCTGGCCGCACTGACGGAGTTGCCGCTGACATCGCTGCGCGGCGAGCCGTTCGTGCTGTTCTCGCGCAAGGCCTCGCCGGACTATTACAGCCGGATCTTCGACATGTGCGCCGCACAGGGCTTCTTCCCGCAGATCCGGCATGAGGTGCGGCACTGGCTGTCGGTGGTGTCGCTGGTGTCGCAGGGCATGGGCGTGGCGGTGGTGCCGGCGGCGCTGGCGCGCTCGGGCATGGCCGGCGCGGCGTTCCGGCCGCTGGCGGACGCGGCGGTGCGCTCGGAGGTCTATTGCGCCTGGAAGACGGCGCCCGACCATCCGGCGCGCGACCACTTCGTCACTATGGTGGCGGCCAAGGCGGCGCAGCCGAAAACACAGCCATAA